A genomic window from Glycine soja cultivar W05 chromosome 10, ASM419377v2, whole genome shotgun sequence includes:
- the LOC114370851 gene encoding protein LIGHT-DEPENDENT SHORT HYPOCOTYLS 4-like isoform X2, whose amino-acid sequence MNSFQEFDSSNTDSNSTKAIINFTSGNSTNFPPAPPPSSSSPPCSSSSSGTTTLSRYENQKRRDWNTFGQYLRNHRPPLSLARCSGAHVLEFLRYLDQFGKTKVHTQLCPFFGHPNPPAACPCPLRQAWGSLDALIGRLRAAFEENGGKPEANPFGARAVRLYLREVRDSQAKARGISYEKKKRKRPQQPPLPPSNNAS is encoded by the exons ATGAATTCCTTTCAAGAATTTGACTCATCAAACACGGACAGTAACAGTACCAAAGCCATCATCAACTTCACATCAGGTAACAGCACCAATTTCCCACCAGCgccaccaccatcatcatcttcaccgccatgttcctcttcttcttctggcACCACCACCCTGAGCCGCTACGAGAACCAAAAGCGCCGCGACTGGAACACGTTCGGGCAGTACCTCCGCAACCACAGGCCCCCACTCTCGCTTGCACGGTGCAGCGGCGCGCACGTGCTGGAGTTCCTGCGGTACCTGGACCAGTTCGGGAAAACCAAGGTTCACACGCAGCTTTGTCCATTCTTCGGGCACCCGAACCCTCCTGCAGCGTGCCCTTGCCCTCTACGGCAAGCGTGGGGGAGCCTGGATGCACTCATAGGGCGCCTCAGAGCTGCCTTTGAAGAGAATGGAGGGAAGCCTGAGGCTAACCCTTTCGGTGCTCGCGCTGTCAGACTCTACCTTCGCGAAGTGCGTGATTCGCAAGCCAAGGCTAGGGGAATTAGCTACGAGAAGAAGAAGCGCAAGCGTCCCCAACAACCTCCTTTGCCTCCCTCAAATAATGCAAGTTA A
- the LOC114370851 gene encoding protein LIGHT-DEPENDENT SHORT HYPOCOTYLS 4-like isoform X1, whose product MNSFQEFDSSNTDSNSTKAIINFTSGNSTNFPPAPPPSSSSPPCSSSSSGTTTLSRYENQKRRDWNTFGQYLRNHRPPLSLARCSGAHVLEFLRYLDQFGKTKVHTQLCPFFGHPNPPAACPCPLRQAWGSLDALIGRLRAAFEENGGKPEANPFGARAVRLYLREVRDSQAKARGISYEKKKRKRPQQPPLPPSNNAKVVI is encoded by the exons ATGAATTCCTTTCAAGAATTTGACTCATCAAACACGGACAGTAACAGTACCAAAGCCATCATCAACTTCACATCAGGTAACAGCACCAATTTCCCACCAGCgccaccaccatcatcatcttcaccgccatgttcctcttcttcttctggcACCACCACCCTGAGCCGCTACGAGAACCAAAAGCGCCGCGACTGGAACACGTTCGGGCAGTACCTCCGCAACCACAGGCCCCCACTCTCGCTTGCACGGTGCAGCGGCGCGCACGTGCTGGAGTTCCTGCGGTACCTGGACCAGTTCGGGAAAACCAAGGTTCACACGCAGCTTTGTCCATTCTTCGGGCACCCGAACCCTCCTGCAGCGTGCCCTTGCCCTCTACGGCAAGCGTGGGGGAGCCTGGATGCACTCATAGGGCGCCTCAGAGCTGCCTTTGAAGAGAATGGAGGGAAGCCTGAGGCTAACCCTTTCGGTGCTCGCGCTGTCAGACTCTACCTTCGCGAAGTGCGTGATTCGCAAGCCAAGGCTAGGGGAATTAGCTACGAGAAGAAGAAGCGCAAGCGTCCCCAACAACCTCCTTTGCCTCCCTCAAATAATGCAA AAGTTGTGATTTGA